One part of the Sorangiineae bacterium MSr11954 genome encodes these proteins:
- a CDS encoding DUF4403 family protein, whose product MQHPSPLKVALFVSAFSAAAAAALPGCARFGAVYPPRPAASPATPVADPAPSRIVTHVSVTSAALRSSLDETVPRTGDGDFQLAGTTRRYAWSRSPLAVGFSQGRLVLDTRVDAKVDVRVSSLDFPIDLKVAAEPVVNTDYKVKLQSIDVKVTSSDRRLRVADSVGGVFEAIRAQVHQKLQEFEYDLKPTLAEAYARVARPLDIPIGEAKGCAMLKVLGVEAGPTVIADGVEKDLALIVAPSVTLPCANPEESLPLPPLANVATITPGPFTVTVPVAASYEELTRAMSVTFTDGKYFFSTDYPKLYLEKPELYESQGMLVLKMHIAGPVHAAGIDTDINGDIFLSGHLSVVDNELRMPDLEPTIETSNFFLSLKAMADVAKIRDQARAALRLDIGERLRTVRSKLSSDLTFGGPRACFKGDVDRIEVTGAYAHGTYVRVYVAVTGRAAAAVPCPNAG is encoded by the coding sequence GTGCAGCATCCCTCGCCTCTTAAAGTGGCACTCTTCGTCTCGGCGTTCTCCGCGGCCGCGGCAGCCGCCCTCCCCGGCTGCGCTCGTTTTGGTGCCGTGTATCCACCGCGGCCGGCGGCGTCGCCCGCGACCCCGGTGGCCGATCCGGCGCCCTCGCGCATCGTCACGCATGTGTCGGTCACCTCGGCGGCGCTGCGTTCGTCCTTGGATGAAACGGTGCCCCGAACGGGCGATGGCGATTTTCAGCTGGCCGGCACCACCCGGAGGTACGCGTGGAGCCGCTCGCCGCTGGCCGTCGGCTTTTCACAAGGCCGCCTGGTGCTCGACACCCGGGTCGATGCCAAGGTCGACGTTCGCGTGAGCTCCCTGGATTTTCCCATCGACTTGAAGGTGGCGGCCGAGCCGGTGGTCAACACCGACTACAAGGTGAAGCTTCAGTCCATCGACGTGAAGGTCACGTCCAGCGACCGAAGGCTCCGCGTGGCCGACTCCGTCGGCGGCGTGTTCGAAGCGATCCGGGCGCAGGTGCATCAGAAGCTGCAAGAGTTCGAATACGATCTCAAGCCGACCTTGGCCGAAGCCTACGCACGTGTGGCACGCCCGCTCGATATCCCGATAGGTGAGGCAAAAGGGTGCGCCATGCTCAAGGTTTTGGGCGTGGAAGCAGGCCCCACCGTGATCGCCGACGGGGTCGAGAAAGATCTGGCGCTGATCGTGGCCCCCTCGGTCACCCTGCCCTGTGCCAACCCCGAGGAGAGCCTGCCGCTGCCGCCGCTGGCAAATGTGGCCACCATCACCCCCGGCCCGTTCACGGTCACCGTTCCCGTCGCCGCCAGCTACGAGGAGCTGACCCGCGCCATGTCGGTCACCTTTACCGATGGGAAGTACTTCTTCTCGACGGACTATCCCAAGCTGTATCTGGAGAAGCCCGAGCTCTACGAGTCGCAGGGGATGCTCGTGCTCAAGATGCACATCGCCGGCCCCGTGCATGCTGCGGGCATCGACACCGACATCAACGGCGACATCTTCTTGAGCGGACACCTTTCCGTCGTCGACAACGAGCTGCGCATGCCCGATCTCGAGCCGACCATCGAGACGTCGAACTTCTTTCTGTCGCTCAAAGCCATGGCCGATGTGGCCAAAATCCGCGATCAAGCGCGCGCCGCCCTGCGGCTCGACATCGGCGAGCGCCTGCGCACCGTGCGCAGCAAGCTCTCCTCGGACTTGACCTTCGGCGGACCGCGCGCGTGCTTCAAAGGCGACGTCGATCGCATCGAGGTGACCGGCGCCTATGCGCACGGGACCTATGTCCGGGTCTATGTGGCGGTCACCGGCCGCGCCGCCGCCGCCGTCCCCTGCCCCAACGCGGGCTGA
- a CDS encoding lysophospholipase has translation MAYAFHINSTNDRAKKSLAPPWFRNGFRLVGAMVPDAAASMGHHLFFTPRGARLRDDERAVLAQGERFSFDVDGSNVIARTWGEGPTVILAHGWGGHSGQMTSLVQAVVAAGYRAVAIDFPGHGESEGRLSSIVHFARALERGAALFSPIHGVIAHSLGAAATTFAMTRTLRPTRVAFFAPATEFEPMWAQFREDVGVSDVVWQKMQKKAEGWLNVSMRQVFALEHAPRMTAPLLVLHDVADRQVGFEQGEKMAQTWPNAALVRTEQLGHIRILHDPRAIAAAVDFLER, from the coding sequence ATGGCATACGCTTTCCATATAAATAGCACGAACGATCGTGCTAAAAAATCTCTGGCCCCGCCCTGGTTTCGCAACGGTTTTCGCCTGGTGGGCGCCATGGTGCCCGATGCGGCGGCGAGCATGGGGCACCACCTCTTCTTCACCCCGAGGGGCGCGCGCCTTCGCGATGACGAGCGCGCGGTGCTGGCGCAAGGGGAGCGGTTTTCGTTCGACGTCGACGGCTCGAACGTGATCGCGCGCACATGGGGCGAGGGGCCGACGGTGATTCTGGCGCATGGGTGGGGAGGCCACTCGGGGCAGATGACATCGCTCGTGCAAGCGGTGGTGGCGGCGGGCTACCGCGCCGTGGCCATCGACTTTCCCGGGCACGGCGAGTCGGAGGGGCGCCTCTCGTCCATCGTGCACTTTGCGCGGGCGCTGGAGCGCGGGGCGGCGTTATTCAGCCCGATTCATGGCGTGATCGCGCACTCGTTGGGCGCGGCGGCCACCACCTTCGCCATGACCCGCACCTTGCGCCCCACGCGGGTGGCGTTCTTTGCACCGGCCACGGAGTTCGAGCCGATGTGGGCGCAGTTCCGTGAGGACGTGGGCGTCTCCGATGTGGTCTGGCAAAAGATGCAGAAGAAGGCCGAAGGATGGCTCAATGTGAGCATGCGCCAGGTGTTCGCCCTGGAGCACGCGCCCCGCATGACCGCGCCGCTCTTGGTCCTGCACGACGTGGCCGATCGGCAAGTCGGCTTCGAACAAGGCGAAAAGATGGCCCAAACATGGCCCAACGCGGCGCTGGTGCGCACCGAGCAGCTGGGCCACATCCGCATTTTGCACGACCCACGCGCCATCGCGGCGGCCGTGGATTTTCTCGAACGGTAG
- a CDS encoding TetR/AcrR family transcriptional regulator, whose translation MSKGEDTRNEIIGRAYSIATEVGLEGLTLGVLAERTHLSKSGLFAHFKSKEALQLEVLERAIGLFVKDVVLPALTKPRGEPRVKTLFDRYLVWIRGSEQRDRKGGCFFMSLAHEYDDRPGPLRDRLVQSQRDWYGTLARAARLAVKEGHFRTDLDDTQFAYECIGIGMAFEQAYKLLADPTAEKRARTAFEGLLARSRRARK comes from the coding sequence GTGAGCAAAGGCGAGGACACCCGCAACGAAATCATCGGCCGTGCTTACTCCATCGCCACCGAGGTGGGGCTCGAAGGGCTGACCTTGGGCGTTCTCGCGGAGCGAACGCACCTCTCGAAGAGCGGGCTCTTTGCGCACTTCAAGTCGAAAGAGGCGCTGCAGCTCGAGGTGCTCGAGCGGGCCATCGGCCTCTTCGTCAAGGACGTGGTGCTGCCGGCGCTCACCAAGCCACGCGGCGAGCCGAGGGTGAAGACGCTCTTCGACCGGTACCTGGTGTGGATCCGCGGGAGCGAGCAGCGCGATCGCAAAGGCGGCTGCTTCTTCATGTCCCTCGCGCACGAATACGACGATCGCCCTGGCCCGCTGCGCGATCGTTTGGTGCAGTCGCAGCGCGATTGGTACGGCACCCTGGCGCGCGCCGCGCGTCTCGCCGTCAAAGAGGGCCACTTCCGAACGGATTTGGACGATACGCAGTTCGCCTACGAGTGCATCGGCATCGGCATGGCGTTCGAGCAGGCCTACAAGCTGCTGGCCGATCCCACGGCCGAGAAGCGGGCGCGCACCGCCTTCGAGGGCCTGCTCGCGCGCAGCCGCCGCGCGCGCAAATGA
- a CDS encoding CBS domain-containing protein — MKKCSELMKTDVECCDGGALVEAVAEQMRSKNIGFVPVCDEKGVVIGTLTDRDLAIRVLAEHRSPAQTKAKDVMSTDVVSCKADDELLKAEELMSKHKKSRIVCVDDRKRPVGVISLSDLAQQETGGKASAILRSVSQREARA; from the coding sequence ATGAAGAAGTGCTCCGAGCTCATGAAGACGGACGTCGAGTGCTGCGACGGGGGTGCTCTCGTCGAAGCAGTCGCCGAGCAAATGCGTTCGAAGAATATCGGCTTCGTACCGGTGTGTGATGAGAAAGGGGTGGTTATCGGAACACTCACCGATCGCGATTTGGCCATTCGTGTGCTCGCCGAACATCGTTCCCCGGCGCAAACAAAGGCCAAAGACGTGATGAGCACCGACGTCGTTTCGTGCAAAGCGGACGACGAGTTGCTCAAGGCCGAGGAATTGATGAGCAAGCACAAGAAATCGCGCATCGTCTGTGTCGATGATCGAAAGCGCCCCGTCGGCGTCATCAGTCTTTCCGATCTAGCCCAGCAAGAGACAGGCGGAAAAGCTTCCGCCATTCTGCGCTCGGTATCGCAGCGGGAAGCGCGGGCTTAG
- a CDS encoding VOC family protein: MQYHLGRLLDHVHLRVRNLEASRRFYDAVLRALGRELSGQSEHGFFADELFVDDDGEPTGRVHLALQAQDRETVNRFYQAALAAGGRDNGPPGERDYHPGYYAAFVLDPDGNNIEAVYHGKTQRSATSVVVTPISRLD; the protein is encoded by the coding sequence ATGCAATATCATCTAGGCAGGTTGCTCGATCACGTTCACTTACGCGTCCGCAACCTGGAGGCGAGCCGCCGCTTCTACGATGCGGTTCTCCGTGCGCTCGGCAGGGAGCTATCGGGGCAAAGTGAGCACGGCTTTTTTGCCGACGAGCTCTTCGTCGACGACGACGGTGAACCGACGGGACGGGTGCACCTGGCGCTGCAAGCGCAAGATCGCGAAACGGTGAACCGCTTTTACCAAGCCGCCCTGGCCGCGGGGGGGCGCGACAACGGCCCCCCCGGCGAGCGGGACTACCACCCCGGCTACTACGCCGCCTTCGTGCTCGACCCCGACGGCAACAACATCGAGGCCGTCTACCACGGTAAGACCCAGCGCTCGGCCACCAGCGTCGTGGTCACGCCGATCAGCCGTCTGGATTGA
- a CDS encoding acetyl-CoA C-acyltransferase yields the protein MTSNLQKGRRAVVVAGARTPFVKAFSEYTELDAIALGVLATRALLKNTELPYREVEGIVWGGVILPSGAPNVGREIALDLRLDPGCEAYTVTRACASGLQAVTSGAAAIERGEADVLICGGADSTSNAEVKLPQKLVHAFAPLALGRPTPADYLAAAPKLLPVTDLIPRQPKVAERSTGEVMGESAERMARRNEITREAQDAFALKSHQRAAAAIASGRFEDEVFPVQTSGGKWVHTDGLVRADSTLEKLSKLRPAFAREGTLTAGNSSALTDGAAAVLLMSEEKARALGYRPLAAFKSWAYTGVDPSDQLLMGPALAMPKALARAGLRLGDIDFVDMHEAFAAQVLSVLKMLGSTSFAKSRLGRDEAVGEVDPDRLNVHGGSIALGHPFGATGARMVTTMANELARTGKQTALLGICAAGGLGAAAVLERVD from the coding sequence ATGACGAGCAATCTTCAAAAAGGACGTCGGGCCGTGGTGGTGGCGGGGGCGCGCACACCGTTCGTCAAAGCATTCTCCGAGTACACCGAGCTCGACGCGATCGCCCTCGGGGTGCTGGCGACGCGCGCGCTCCTGAAGAACACCGAGCTCCCGTACCGCGAGGTCGAGGGCATCGTATGGGGCGGCGTCATCCTCCCCAGCGGCGCGCCCAACGTGGGCCGCGAGATCGCGCTCGATCTCCGGCTCGACCCCGGCTGCGAAGCGTACACGGTGACGCGCGCGTGCGCCTCCGGGCTGCAAGCGGTCACCTCGGGCGCGGCGGCCATCGAGCGCGGCGAGGCAGATGTCCTCATATGCGGCGGCGCCGACTCGACCAGCAACGCCGAGGTGAAGCTCCCGCAAAAGCTGGTGCACGCTTTTGCGCCGCTCGCGCTGGGCAGGCCCACCCCCGCCGACTACCTGGCCGCGGCGCCCAAGCTCCTGCCGGTCACCGACCTCATTCCGCGCCAGCCCAAGGTGGCCGAGCGCTCCACTGGCGAGGTGATGGGCGAATCGGCCGAGCGCATGGCGCGCCGCAACGAGATCACCCGCGAGGCGCAAGATGCCTTTGCCCTCAAGTCGCACCAGCGCGCCGCGGCCGCCATCGCCTCCGGGCGCTTCGAGGACGAGGTCTTCCCCGTGCAAACCTCGGGCGGCAAATGGGTGCACACCGATGGCCTCGTCCGCGCCGATTCCACACTTGAAAAACTGTCGAAGCTTCGCCCGGCCTTCGCGCGCGAGGGCACCCTCACCGCCGGCAACTCCAGCGCCCTCACCGACGGCGCCGCCGCCGTGCTCTTGATGAGTGAGGAGAAGGCGCGCGCGCTCGGCTACCGCCCGCTCGCCGCCTTCAAGTCATGGGCCTACACGGGGGTCGATCCCTCCGATCAGCTGCTGATGGGGCCCGCGCTGGCCATGCCGAAAGCGCTGGCGCGCGCGGGCTTGCGCCTCGGGGACATCGACTTCGTCGACATGCACGAGGCCTTTGCGGCCCAGGTGCTCAGCGTGCTGAAGATGCTCGGCAGCACCTCGTTCGCCAAGAGCCGCCTCGGTCGTGACGAAGCCGTGGGCGAAGTCGATCCCGACCGCCTCAATGTGCACGGCGGCTCGATTGCCCTTGGCCACCCCTTCGGCGCCACCGGGGCCCGCATGGTGACCACCATGGCCAACGAGCTCGCTCGAACCGGAAAGCAGACCGCCCTTCTAGGCATCTGCGCCGCCGGCGGCCTGGGCGCGGCCGCCGTCCTCGAGCGCGTCGACTAA
- a CDS encoding 3-oxoacyl-ACP reductase codes for MDDWLVEVGQNKQARTVIRSLGLPVPVPEKLVRDKGPWVADPLRDRAVVIGATRDAALVSEIAGSLTAAGAEPYVEGTTLQQAAFRASGEAFGRPPRKAAELTESTRVHALVFDASGIGGPLELRHVYDFFHAYIDRLARSGRVVVIGRADPGASPERALVATALEGFVRSLAKEVGRKGATANLVRVEPDADARLDAVLRFVLSPRSAFITAQPITVGKRSRVDVEPLFVRPLDGKIALVTGAARGIGEATARALAQEGAHVVCLDRPADDAATGKLARDIGGTPLLFDVTDPQAPRGIAEALKKLGGVHVVVHNAGITRDKTLARMKPELWEQTIDVNLASVLAITQALEPSLGAGGRIVCLSSIAGIAGNVGQTNYAASKAGIIGYVRALAAKLADRGVTVNAVAPGFIETRMTAAIPFVVREGGRRMSALGQGGLPIDVAQAILFLSSPGAQGITGSVLRVCGGSLIGA; via the coding sequence ATGGATGACTGGTTGGTCGAAGTCGGTCAGAACAAGCAAGCGCGCACGGTGATTCGCTCGTTGGGCCTCCCGGTCCCGGTGCCGGAGAAGCTCGTGCGCGACAAAGGCCCCTGGGTCGCCGATCCCTTGCGCGATCGCGCGGTGGTCATCGGCGCCACCCGCGACGCGGCCCTCGTCTCCGAGATCGCCGGCTCGCTCACCGCCGCCGGCGCCGAGCCCTACGTGGAGGGCACGACCCTGCAGCAGGCCGCGTTTCGTGCGTCGGGCGAGGCCTTCGGGCGCCCGCCCCGCAAGGCCGCGGAGCTCACCGAGTCCACGCGCGTTCACGCGTTGGTCTTCGACGCCTCGGGCATCGGCGGCCCGCTGGAGCTCCGGCACGTCTACGACTTCTTCCACGCGTACATCGATCGGCTCGCCCGCTCGGGCCGCGTCGTGGTGATCGGCCGCGCCGATCCCGGCGCCTCGCCCGAGCGCGCCCTGGTGGCCACCGCGCTCGAGGGGTTCGTCCGCAGCCTCGCCAAAGAGGTGGGGCGAAAAGGCGCCACCGCGAACCTGGTGCGGGTGGAGCCCGACGCGGACGCGCGCCTCGATGCGGTCTTGCGCTTCGTCCTCTCGCCGCGCTCGGCCTTCATCACCGCGCAGCCGATCACGGTGGGCAAGCGCTCCCGCGTCGACGTCGAGCCGCTGTTCGTGCGGCCGCTCGACGGCAAGATCGCGCTGGTCACCGGCGCCGCGCGCGGCATCGGCGAGGCCACCGCGCGGGCGCTCGCGCAAGAAGGCGCGCACGTCGTTTGCTTGGATCGACCCGCCGACGACGCGGCCACCGGCAAGCTCGCGCGCGACATCGGCGGCACCCCGCTGCTCTTCGACGTGACCGATCCGCAGGCGCCGCGCGGCATCGCCGAGGCGCTGAAGAAGCTGGGCGGCGTCCACGTGGTGGTCCACAACGCGGGCATCACCCGCGACAAAACCCTGGCGCGCATGAAGCCGGAGCTCTGGGAGCAGACCATCGACGTGAACCTCGCCTCGGTGCTCGCCATCACGCAGGCGCTGGAGCCCTCGCTCGGCGCCGGCGGCCGCATCGTGTGCCTCTCGTCCATCGCCGGCATCGCGGGCAACGTGGGGCAGACGAACTACGCCGCGTCCAAGGCGGGCATCATCGGCTATGTGCGCGCGCTCGCCGCCAAGCTCGCCGATCGCGGGGTCACGGTGAACGCGGTGGCGCCCGGGTTCATCGAGACGCGCATGACCGCGGCCATCCCCTTCGTGGTCCGCGAGGGCGGCCGCCGTATGAGCGCGCTCGGCCAGGGCGGGCTCCCCATCGACGTGGCGCAGGCCATCCTCTTTCTCTCGAGCCCGGGCGCCCAAGGCATCACGGGCTCCGTGCTGCGCGTATGCGGCGGATCTCTCATTGGTGCATGA
- a CDS encoding acyl-CoA dehydrogenase family protein: MSNFFKDNDDLAFYYDKGIDWAPLVEVTEYGYRTEGGFKAEGEAMAFYREVAEMVGDLAANDIATRAAAIDREEVRLQHGEVVAGPAMAAIFERIRAMDLHRLCLPRELGGLNAPLLTYFVNIELIARADVSVMAHHSFHGGMALAMLAYSLSEGSTSFDPERARILRTRFADEIDEVARGDAWGSMDITEPNAGSDMAALRAVAEQDASGRWFVSGQKIFITSGHGKYHFVIARTESAPSAGAPGASDDPLAGLGGLSMFLVKAYEDRPDGTRHRYVTIDRVEEKLGQHGSVTASLLFERAPAELIGQRGEGFKCMLLLMNNARLGVGFESIGLCEAAYRMAKAYAEERRSMGKPVARHEMIADYLDEMRTDIQGLRALAMYGAFHEEMSQKLRFLDKVGEGIARPEETERIQRHLPMHVASSRRVTPLLKYLAAEKAVEMARRAMQIHGGAGYTRDYGAEKLLRDAMVMPIYEGTSQIQALMAMKDQLLALVRRPHAFLARLARARWQRTSARDPLARRVAGIELLALRSLQHLAARTAVDKLRSLPDQLRGNSGGSSSLRRALGGWNPKRDFARAMLHAERVTRILADEAICDVLLEQARKFPERRELLERYLERAELRCHALHREITTTGDRILQNLAASDAPRPERKSDSDATPSNPSTTRRARDAALAAAE; the protein is encoded by the coding sequence ATGAGCAATTTCTTCAAGGACAACGACGATCTCGCCTTCTATTACGACAAAGGTATCGATTGGGCCCCGCTCGTCGAGGTCACCGAATACGGCTACCGCACCGAAGGGGGATTCAAAGCCGAGGGCGAAGCCATGGCGTTCTACCGCGAGGTGGCCGAAATGGTCGGCGATCTCGCGGCCAACGACATCGCGACGCGAGCGGCCGCCATCGATCGCGAGGAGGTGCGCTTGCAACATGGCGAGGTGGTCGCAGGCCCCGCCATGGCCGCCATTTTCGAACGGATCCGCGCCATGGATCTGCACCGGCTTTGCCTTCCGCGCGAGCTCGGAGGGCTCAACGCGCCCCTCCTCACCTACTTCGTCAACATCGAGCTGATCGCGCGGGCCGATGTGTCGGTCATGGCCCACCACTCGTTTCACGGCGGGATGGCGCTGGCGATGCTCGCCTATTCGCTCAGCGAAGGCTCGACCAGCTTCGACCCCGAGCGCGCGCGCATCCTCCGCACCCGCTTCGCCGATGAAATCGACGAGGTCGCGCGGGGGGATGCGTGGGGGAGCATGGATATCACCGAGCCCAACGCGGGGAGCGACATGGCCGCGCTGCGGGCGGTGGCCGAGCAAGACGCGAGCGGGCGCTGGTTCGTCAGCGGGCAAAAGATTTTCATCACCTCCGGGCACGGCAAGTACCACTTCGTCATCGCTCGGACCGAAAGCGCGCCAAGCGCCGGTGCGCCGGGCGCGAGCGACGATCCGCTGGCCGGCCTGGGCGGGCTCTCCATGTTTCTCGTCAAAGCGTACGAGGACCGGCCCGATGGTACGCGCCACCGGTACGTGACCATCGACCGGGTCGAGGAGAAGCTCGGGCAACATGGCTCGGTGACCGCGTCGCTCCTGTTCGAGCGGGCGCCGGCCGAGCTCATTGGCCAGCGCGGCGAAGGCTTCAAGTGCATGCTCCTGCTCATGAACAACGCGCGGCTCGGCGTGGGGTTCGAGAGCATCGGCCTTTGCGAGGCCGCCTACCGCATGGCCAAGGCCTACGCGGAGGAGCGCCGCTCGATGGGCAAGCCCGTGGCGCGCCACGAGATGATCGCCGACTACCTCGACGAGATGCGCACCGATATCCAAGGCCTGCGCGCCCTGGCCATGTACGGCGCGTTTCACGAGGAGATGTCGCAGAAGCTGCGCTTTCTCGACAAGGTGGGCGAGGGGATCGCGAGGCCCGAGGAGACCGAGCGCATTCAGCGCCATTTGCCCATGCACGTCGCGAGCTCACGCCGGGTGACGCCGCTCTTGAAGTACCTCGCGGCCGAAAAGGCGGTGGAGATGGCGCGTCGCGCGATGCAGATCCACGGCGGCGCCGGCTACACGCGCGACTACGGCGCGGAGAAGCTCCTGCGCGACGCGATGGTGATGCCCATCTACGAGGGCACCAGCCAGATCCAGGCGCTGATGGCGATGAAGGACCAGCTCTTGGCGCTCGTTCGAAGGCCCCACGCCTTCCTCGCGCGGCTGGCGCGGGCCAGATGGCAGCGCACGTCGGCGCGCGATCCGCTGGCGCGGCGCGTGGCCGGCATCGAGCTGCTCGCCCTCCGCAGTCTGCAGCACCTGGCCGCGCGCACGGCGGTGGACAAGCTTCGTTCGCTGCCCGACCAGCTGCGTGGCAACTCGGGCGGCTCGAGCAGCTTGCGCCGCGCCCTGGGCGGATGGAACCCCAAGCGCGATTTTGCGCGGGCCATGCTCCACGCGGAGCGCGTCACCCGCATCCTGGCCGACGAGGCCATCTGCGACGTCCTCCTCGAGCAAGCCCGAAAGTTCCCCGAGCGGCGCGAGCTCCTCGAGCGCTACCTGGAGCGCGCCGAGCTGCGCTGCCACGCCCTTCATCGCGAGATCACCACCACCGGCGATCGCATTTTGCAAAACCTCGCCGCGAGCGATGCGCCCCGGCCCGAGCGCAAGAGCGATTCGGACGCCACGCCCTCCAACCCCTCAACCACCCGGCGCGCGCGGGATGCCGCGCTGGCAGCCGCGGAGTAA
- a CDS encoding TetR/AcrR family transcriptional regulator — protein MVNRLETEDDVRSRVLAAATRLFANRGFDGTSVQLIADEVGVTKPAVLHHFSSKEELRRAVVGNMLDHWQKTLPNLLLAATAGDDRFERVIGELRRFFAADPDRARLVAREMLDRPAEVRALLKNAVRPWLAAVSGYIERGKASGETSPEVDAEAYVIHILLLVIGASASESVAMAVLDAKNAKETKDAKDGKDGKESKDAKEARARYERELLRIARSSLGIGRPRAGVKR, from the coding sequence ATGGTAAATCGTCTCGAGACGGAGGATGACGTGCGATCGCGGGTGCTCGCGGCTGCGACGCGGTTGTTTGCCAATCGAGGCTTCGATGGAACGTCGGTGCAGCTGATCGCGGACGAGGTGGGGGTCACCAAGCCTGCGGTGCTGCATCACTTTTCATCGAAGGAGGAGCTCCGGCGCGCCGTGGTGGGCAATATGCTCGATCACTGGCAGAAGACGTTGCCGAACCTCTTGCTTGCGGCCACAGCGGGCGATGACCGGTTCGAGCGGGTGATCGGGGAGCTGCGCCGGTTTTTTGCGGCCGATCCGGATCGGGCGCGGCTGGTCGCGCGTGAGATGCTCGATCGACCGGCCGAGGTGCGCGCGCTGCTCAAGAATGCCGTGCGCCCTTGGCTTGCGGCCGTCTCGGGGTATATCGAGCGGGGTAAAGCGAGCGGGGAGACGTCGCCCGAGGTCGATGCGGAAGCGTATGTGATTCACATTCTTCTTTTGGTCATCGGCGCGAGCGCATCCGAGAGCGTCGCCATGGCGGTGCTGGACGCCAAAAATGCGAAGGAGACGAAAGACGCGAAGGACGGCAAAGACGGGAAAGAGTCGAAGGATGCGAAGGAGGCGCGCGCGCGCTACGAACGGGAGCTCCTGCGCATTGCACGGAGCAGTTTGGGCATCGGGCGGCCCCGGGCCGGGGTGAAACGATGA
- a CDS encoding IS701 family transposase: MSSTGWEQRFDRFLEPFLAAWRTKKRRYWAPLYLRGLLLPGERKSIEPLAERVAPGHEQELRHFVSESAWDAAAVEEVLWEKADALLGADDAFLIIDDTALPKKGSESVGVAHQYCGALGKQANCQCLVSVTLANDIVPLPLSLQLYVPMDWAADPERRAKVGIPDNVVFREKWRIAIDEVRRLRKAGVRFGTVLADAGYGHCTEFREALSSEGLLWALGVQSTQQVYPANVKTKMPARIGNQKHPIPSHPVDAASEMIQALGDKGFKKVTWRTTTTGRPMSARFARCRVAIADGKRTGVGCRLPGTEAWLVCEERANGEKKYYLTNHPTDASLRKVVGAIKARWSCEEAQTQTVKSWSASRWSDEFSSWFVDRDIAA, encoded by the coding sequence GTGTCTTCGACAGGTTGGGAGCAGCGCTTCGATCGGTTCCTCGAGCCCTTTCTCGCGGCGTGGCGGACGAAGAAACGCAGGTATTGGGCACCGCTCTACCTGCGAGGGCTACTGCTGCCCGGCGAGCGGAAGAGTATCGAGCCGCTGGCAGAGCGAGTTGCGCCTGGTCACGAGCAGGAGTTGCGTCACTTCGTAAGCGAGTCTGCTTGGGACGCCGCGGCGGTCGAAGAAGTGCTGTGGGAGAAGGCGGATGCATTACTTGGTGCGGACGATGCGTTCTTGATCATCGACGACACCGCACTCCCAAAGAAGGGAAGCGAATCGGTTGGCGTCGCACATCAGTACTGCGGAGCGCTCGGAAAACAGGCGAACTGTCAGTGCTTGGTGTCCGTGACGTTGGCCAACGACATCGTTCCCCTTCCGCTGTCCTTGCAGCTCTACGTTCCGATGGATTGGGCTGCCGACCCGGAGCGACGCGCGAAAGTGGGCATCCCGGACAACGTCGTCTTTCGCGAGAAGTGGAGGATCGCGATCGACGAAGTGAGACGCCTTCGGAAAGCGGGCGTTCGGTTCGGGACGGTGCTGGCCGACGCCGGTTACGGCCACTGCACAGAGTTTCGCGAGGCGCTTTCGAGCGAAGGGCTGCTCTGGGCACTCGGAGTACAGTCGACTCAACAGGTCTATCCGGCCAACGTGAAAACCAAGATGCCAGCTCGCATCGGAAATCAGAAACATCCGATTCCGAGCCACCCCGTCGATGCCGCCTCGGAGATGATTCAGGCCCTCGGTGATAAAGGATTCAAGAAAGTCACCTGGCGAACAACGACGACAGGCAGACCGATGAGTGCCCGCTTCGCTCGTTGTCGCGTCGCCATCGCAGACGGCAAGCGAACCGGCGTCGGATGCCGTTTGCCCGGCACGGAGGCCTGGCTCGTCTGTGAAGAACGAGCGAACGGCGAAAAGAAGTACTACCTAACGAACCATCCAACCGACGCATCGCTTCGGAAAGTCGTGGGCGCGATCAAAGCGCGCTGGTCGTGCGAGGAAGCCCAGACGCAAACCGTAAAATCTTGGTCCGCTTCGCGCTGGAGCGACGAGTTTTCAAGCTGGTTCGTCGATCGCGACATCGCGGCGTAG